One genomic window of Tachypleus tridentatus isolate NWPU-2018 chromosome 12, ASM421037v1, whole genome shotgun sequence includes the following:
- the rempA gene encoding intraflagellar transport protein rempA yields MCHFKYEENLKHLCLLFLQSEISQQKRFNNNQKMAVYIDLKIEDGPSLKTHICWHKIQTILAVASYDQEKGGTINLYQEDGSPLVSDINSKIGVPVTSISWHPVRKILAIGWENGDLCVWNDHDQQQHDAETQHKKAVAVMKWSENGTRLVTADAVGTCIGWKVDSRGEISTVFHHELKDYLTDIVYQQYPEENIEHEISKLAKAAVSGDEKALNLFSSWSSPPAKEGRTHNRMSFARKESYDFFVGSVSGTIYYVTENGSCSDVLHCNVAIRQLLYYDQKDILVVVTDNLTQYRVGDEGTLTEHARVKLSGRTSEINVAWIDSGLLAMSTGERVIRLLNVDNNDSTVLSMDTQKDFKEYTEVITCISCEKTKKVIAGGTSHGNIVTWKYAGSFRGGETANEDMWKFQVAASVQGAVKSIKWGSMKKLLSVITTTDIYILNQQELCWSFRDQVAAIQVSGRQLLIELVEKDCHIELKTDIHIKSVFVSWSHVAVSTGKRILIYELDADQKSAKYVGAFDSTSQALTLHEQSAYIIENGKVEVKTFQGTTKQSLIFTEEEGIPISIDLCSTYLVVGTSSGYVKMWDVSRREPRPHAGPKSLASVLKDNGQISSVKCNSKGDKISMIICRATTKGKIFPDPLLYVWDLESDSLLYFDFAYGKGEEDGDSPQSAGIHKSPTRKAHADMARRVCGRFPTSHFWDFEDSRFLVCEASLLPSDKSSKNRGSLSQSGLLKKQYSSSYDLEIEEKPEILVVSMFVTSEQGLLIQDSFSLNLSQQLIGVNVPYFYLLEESLENNITDESSSNMTSLGQRYQRADLTENISKKKEFSSSIIRQSMRDFVGLEKSDKATKKAIMTFSFFLATGNMDEAFKAIKVIKNESVWENMACMCVKTKRLDVASVCLGKMGHARGAKALREAVIEPELDAQVAILAVHLGMLEEAEHLLKSCKRYDLLSKLYQDSGQWGKALEVAEYNDRVHLRTTYYNYAQHLEAKGDITAAIPLYEKSETHHFEVPRMLFEEPRALEAYILKTKDKELLRWWAQYMESIGEMETALHFYEAAQDYLSLVRVYCYCNNLEKAAEIANETGNRAACFHLGRQFENQDNIKEAVNFFTRARAYNNAIRICKENNLEDHLLNLALMSGSQEMAEVARYYEEKPGQQDKAVMLYHKAGYMTKAVELAFKTREFNALQSIASDLNSTSDPQLLHQCAQFFMENGQYEKAVDLLAVGRKYLEALDLCVEHNVAITEDLAEKLTMPKEEGDIQLRNRVLEKIGECCMVQENYHLAAKKFTQAGKRAQAMKALLKSGDTEKIVFFAGVSRQKEIYVMAANYLQSLDWRQDPEIMKNIIGFYTKGKALDLLAGFYDACSQVEIDEYQNYEKALGALNESYKCLTKAQPGGANGPQIEAKLAQMKLRMELVKRFVQARRLYRESPEESLQQCKALLEEEGIELAIRRGDIYGYLVEHLAEKGDYKTAHSLIEEMQANIPGVNLPYYISVETLKAIYKALDIQPGGSSHLFGGKLKNGRIENGAAEDVESEEEVEEDVQEENGY; encoded by the coding sequence ATGTGTCACtttaaatatgaagaaaacttaaaacatttgtgCCTTCTTTTCTTACAAAGTGAAATTTCACAAcaaaaaaggtttaataataaCCAAAAGATGGCTGTGTATATCGACTTAAAAATTGAAGATGGGCCATCTCTAAAAACTCATATATGTTGGCATAAGATACAAACAATTCTTGCAGTTGCATCATATGATCAAGAAAAAGGTGGAACTATAAATTTATATCAAGAGGATGGTTCACCTTTAGTTTCAGACATAAATTCCAAAATTGGAGTACCTGTAACATCAATTTCATGGCACCCAGTCAGAAAAATTCTTGCTATTGGGTGGGAAAATGGTGATCTGTGTGTATGGAATGACCACGACCAACAACAACATGATGCTGAAACCCAACATAAAAAAGCTGTTGCCGTGATGAAATGGAGTGAAAATGGTACCAGACTGGTTACTGCTGATGCCGTTGGAACCTGCATTGGTTGGAAAGTGGACTCAAGAGGTGAGATTTCTACTGTCTTTCACCACGAGTTGAAAGACTACTTGACAGATATAGTTTATCAGCAATATCCAGAGGAAAATATTGAACATGAAATAAGTAAGCTTGCTAAAGCTGCCGTAAGTGGAGATGAAAAAGCCTTAAATCTGTTTTCATCTTGGTCTTCACCTCCTGCTAAAGAAGGAAGAACTCATAACAGAATGTCTTTTGCAAGAAAAGAGTCTTATGACTTCTTTGTAGGCTCTGTATcaggaactatatattatgtTACGGAAAATGGTAGCTGTAGTGATGTTTTGCATTGTAATGTAGCTATTCGTCAGTTACTGTACTACGACCAAAAGGATATTCTGGTCGTGGTAACTGATAACTTAACACAGTACAGAGTAGGGGATGAAGGAACACTCACTGAGCATGCAAGGGTAAAGCTAAGTGGCCGAACTTCTGAGATTAATGTTGCATGGATAGACAGTGGACTTCTTGCAATGAGTACTGGAGAACGAGTTATTCGTTTGTTGAATGTGGACAACAATGATAGTACAGTTTTATCTATGGATACTCAGAAGGATTTTAAGGAATATACAGAGGTTATAACATGCATATCATGTGAAAAAACCAAAAAGGTTATAGCAGGAGGGACTAGTCATGGAAATATTGTAACATGGAAATATGCAGGATCATTTAGGGGAGGAGAGACTGCAAATGAAGATATGTGGAAATTCCAAGTAGCTGCGTCTGTTCAGGGGGCTGTAAAATCTATTAAGTGGGGATCAATGAAAAAATTGTTGAGTGTGATAACAACCACTGATATTTACATACTCAATCAACAAGAATTATGTTGGAGTTTCAGAGACCAAGTTGCAGCTATTCAAGTTTCAGGTCGCCAGCTTTTAATTGAACTTGTAGAGAAAGATTGTCACATTGAATTGAAAACCGATATTCACATAAAATCTGTATTTGTGAGCTGGAGTCATGTAGCAGTTTCAACAGGAAAACGAATTCTTATCTATGAACTGGATGCTGATCAGAAATCTGCTAAATATGTAGGAGCATTTGATTCAACATCTCAAGCTTTAACTTTACATGAACAGAGTGCCTACATTATAGAGAATGGGAAAGTGGAGGTTAAGACCTTTCAAggtacaacaaaacaaagtttaatctTTACTGAGGAAGAAGGAATCCCTATCAGCATAGACTTATGTAGTACTTACCTTGTCGTTGGCACTTCTTCTGGATATGTTAAAATGTGGGATGTTAGTCGTAGAGAACCAAGACCACATGCTGGCCCAAAATCACTGGCATCAGTATTGAAAGATAATGGCCAAATCAGTTCTGTTAAATGTAACAGCAAAGGTGACAAAATTAGCATGATTATTTGCAGAGCAACTACTAAAGGGAAAATTTTTCCAGATCCTCTTTTATATGTTTGGGATTTAGAAAGTGATTCCTTGCTATATTTTGACTTTGCTTATGGAAAAGGAGAAGAGGATGGTGATAGTCCTCAGTCTGCTGGGATTCATAAGTCTCCAACTCGGAAAGCACATGCAGACATGGCTCGAAGAGTGTGTGGACGTTTTCCAACCTCTCATTTTTGGGACTTTGAAGATTCTAGATTTCTTGTTTGTGAAGCTAGCCTGTTACCTTCAGACAAATCAAGTAAAAATAGAGGTAGCTTATCACAGTCTggcttattaaaaaaacagtacTCATCATCATATGACTTGGAAATTGAAGAAAAACCTGAAATTCTAGTTGTTTCAATGTTTGTAACTTCAGAACAAGGACTTTTGATTCAAGacagtttttctcttaatttaaGTCAGCAGTTAATTGGAGTAAATGTcccatatttttatcttttagaagaaagtttagaaaataatataacagaTGAGTCTAGTAGTAACATGACTTCTCTTGGACAAAGATATCAACGAGCTGACTTAACTGAAAATATATCTAAAAAGAAGGAATTTTCCAGCTCTATCATAAGGCAATCAATGCGAGACTTTGTTGGTCTTGAAAAAAGTGATAAAGCAACTAAGAAGGCTATTATGACCTTTAGTTTCTTCCTAGCCACTGGAAATATGGATGAAGCATTTAAAGCTatcaaagtgataaaaaatgaatCTGTGTGGGAAAACATGGCTTGTATGTGTGTAAAGACAAAACGTTTAGATGTAGCTAGTGTGTGTCTGGGTAAAATGGGTCATGCAAGAGGAGCAAAAGCACTGCGAGAAGCTGTTATTGAGCCAGAACTTGATGCTCAGGTTGCCATTCTTGCAGTCCATTTGGGAATGTTAGAAGAAGCAGAACATTTGTTGAAATCCTGCAAACGTTACGACTTACTGAGTAAATTGTATCAAGATAGTGGTCAGTGGGGAAAAGCTTTGGAAGTTGCTGAATATAATGACAGAGTACATCTGAGGACCACTTACTACAATTATGCTCAGCATTTGGAAGCTAAAGGTGATATTACGGCAGCTATTCCTCTGTATGAAAAATCAGAAACTCATCACTTTGAGGTACCACGAATGCTTTTTGAAGAACCTCGAGCTCTTGAAGCTTACATCTTAAAAACTAAAGACAAAGAACTCCTCAGATGGTGGGCTCAGTACATGGAGAGCATTGGAGAGATGGAAACAGCTCTTCACTTTTACGAAGCCGCACAAGACTATTTGTCACTGGTGAGggtttattgttattgtaataatttggAAAAAGCAGCAGAAATAGCTAATGAAACTGGAAATAGAGCAGCATGTTTTCATTTAGGAAGACAGTTTGAAAACCAAGACAACATTAAGGAAGCAGTTAACTTCTTTACCAGGGCTCGAGCATATAACAATGCCATTcgtatttgtaaagaaaataaccTTGAAGATCATCTTTTGAATTTAGCTTTAATGAGTGGATCTCAAGAAATGGCAGAGGTTGCaagatattatgaagaaaagCCTGGTCAACAAGATAAAGCAGTGATGCTTTATCATAAAGCAGGTTATATGACAAAAGCTGTTGAACTTGCTTTTAAAACAAGGGAATTTAATGCTCTGCAGTCCATTGCTAGTGATTTGAACTCAACTTCTGATCCACAACTCTTACATCAGTGTGCTCAGTTCTTCATGGAAAATGGACAGTATGAGAAAGCTGTTGACCTTCTTGCTGTTGGTAGAAAATACTTAGAAGCATTGGACTTGTGTGTGGAACATAATGTTGCTATCACAGAAGATTTAGCAGAAAAACTTACAATGCCTAAAGAGGAAGGGGACATTCAGTTAAGAAACAGAGTTCTAGAGAAGATAGGAGAGTGCTGCATGGTACAAGAAAACTACCATTTAGCAGCCAAAAAGTTCACTCAGGCAGGTAAAAGAGCTCAGGCAATGAAAGCTTTACTGAAGTCTGGAGATACAGAGAAAATTGTCTTTTTTGCTGGAGTTTCTCGTCAGAAAGAAATTTATGTCATGGCTGCAAATTATTTACAGTCTCTCGACTGGAGGCAAGATCCAGaaatcatgaaaaacattatagGATTTTACACAAAAGGCAAAGCTTTGGATTTGCTAGCTGGTTTTTATGATGCTTGTTCTCAAGTGGAAATAGATGAGTACCAGAATTATGAAAAAGCTCTTGGTGCACTTAATGAGTCATATAAATGTTTAACCAAAGCTCAGCCAGGTGGTGCTAATGGTCCTCAAATAGAAGCTAAACTGGCACAGATGAAACTTAGGATGGAACTAGTCAAAAGGTTTGTGCAAGCAAGAAGATTATACAGGGAGAGTCCAGAGGAATCCCTTCAACAGTGTAAAGCCTTACTGGAAGAAGAAGGTATTGAACTGGCGATACGTCGTGGAGATATCTATGGGTATCTTGTGGAACATCTTGCAGAAAAAGGAGATTATAAAACAGCTCATAGTCTTATTGAAGAGATGCAAGCTAATATACCAGGAGTCAATTTGCCATATTATATAAGTGTGGAGACCTTGAAAGCTATCTATAAAGCTTTAGACATTCAGCCTGGTGGCTCATCCCATCTCTTTGGCGGGAAACTGAAGAATGGACGCATTGAAAATGGAGCTGCAGAAGATGTGGAGTCTGAAGAAGAGGTTGAAGAGGATGTTCAGGAAGAGAATGGATATTAG